Proteins encoded by one window of Synechococcus sp. WH 7805:
- a CDS encoding cupin domain-containing protein → MLPRIIHPEQLQGYRFNDQDHCFLALLSSPADGDDDRGSGEAVSLFLEIHDPCDRVPLHTHHHSAEFYFVLRGTVIFHIEERSITANTGDFVVVPADAIHDFENPGPDRLYLLTVLNRDEGFSETLRRGVPTALEPEDLEVLRSL, encoded by the coding sequence ATGCTGCCGCGCATCATTCACCCTGAACAGCTGCAGGGTTACCGCTTTAACGATCAGGACCACTGTTTTCTCGCCCTGCTCAGCTCACCCGCCGATGGGGATGACGACCGCGGCTCTGGAGAAGCGGTCAGCCTGTTTCTGGAAATCCATGATCCCTGCGATCGGGTGCCGTTGCACACCCACCATCACTCCGCAGAGTTTTATTTCGTGCTGCGGGGGACGGTGATCTTCCACATCGAGGAACGCTCGATCACGGCGAATACCGGCGACTTCGTGGTGGTTCCTGCCGATGCCATCCACGATTTCGAAAATCCTGGTCCCGACCGCCTCTACCTACTCACTGTGCTCAACCGCGATGAGGGCTTCTCGGAGACCCTGCGCCGGGGCGTTCCCACTGCCCTCGAACCCGAGGATCTTGAGGTGCTGCGCTCGCTCTGA
- the pyrF gene encoding orotidine-5'-phosphate decarboxylase has product MDAARVAVLAPLRSAHPADRIIVALDGMAPPQALAFAAQVQGLRWVKVGLELFVQAGPEVVTQLRDRGLRVFLDLKFHDIPATMAGACRRAAALGAELITVHACAGSEALKAAQAASVEGAQQEGLNAPILLAVTVLTSWEEQCLQRELAIAQGIAERVPALAQLSAAAGIGGCVCSPLEAAALRAQHPEPFALVTPGIRPKGAAVGDQARVMGPAKAIAAGASQLVIGRPITKAEDPSAAFAACCDALG; this is encoded by the coding sequence ATGGATGCTGCTCGTGTAGCTGTCTTGGCTCCGTTGCGTTCTGCTCACCCTGCCGATCGGATCATCGTGGCCCTGGATGGCATGGCCCCACCTCAGGCCCTGGCGTTCGCAGCTCAGGTGCAAGGGCTGCGCTGGGTGAAGGTTGGCCTGGAGTTGTTCGTGCAGGCTGGGCCTGAGGTGGTGACCCAGCTGCGCGATCGGGGCCTGCGCGTGTTTCTGGATCTCAAATTTCACGACATTCCGGCAACGATGGCGGGAGCCTGCCGGCGGGCCGCGGCGCTGGGGGCCGAGCTGATTACGGTGCATGCCTGCGCCGGCAGCGAAGCACTTAAGGCTGCGCAGGCAGCGTCGGTAGAGGGTGCCCAGCAAGAGGGTCTCAACGCTCCAATTTTGCTAGCGGTGACGGTGCTCACCAGCTGGGAGGAGCAGTGTCTGCAACGGGAACTCGCCATTGCCCAGGGCATCGCCGAACGGGTGCCGGCGTTGGCTCAGCTCTCGGCTGCCGCCGGCATCGGTGGCTGTGTGTGCTCACCTTTGGAGGCCGCGGCATTGCGGGCCCAGCACCCTGAGCCGTTTGCGTTGGTGACGCCGGGGATTCGCCCCAAAGGGGCAGCGGTGGGCGATCAGGCTCGGGTGATGGGGCCTGCCAAAGCGATTGCAGCCGGCGCTAGTCAGCTGGTGATCGGTCGGCCGATCACCAAGGCTGAGGATCCCAGCGCTGCGTTTGCGGCCTGCTGCGATGCCTTGGGTTGA
- the plsY gene encoding glycerol-3-phosphate 1-O-acyltransferase PlsY, with translation MGFISLLLGYLLGSIPSGFLAGRWCKGIDLRTIGSGSTGATNVLRNVGKGPALVVFLVDVGKGAAAVLLARALSEGLVGMELMRNWLEVLAGLAALAGHIWPVWLGFKGGKAVATGFGMFLGLAWPVGLACFGVFMAVFSLSRIVSLASVIAALSLPLLMVLSTGSPPYILVAVVAMVLVLWRHRSNLQRLIDGSEPKVGQKP, from the coding sequence ATGGGCTTCATCTCTTTGCTGCTGGGCTATCTGCTCGGTTCCATCCCCAGCGGCTTCCTGGCGGGACGCTGGTGCAAGGGCATCGACCTGCGCACGATCGGATCGGGGTCCACCGGCGCCACCAACGTGCTGCGCAATGTGGGCAAGGGTCCGGCCCTCGTTGTTTTTCTAGTGGATGTGGGCAAGGGAGCGGCGGCTGTGCTGCTGGCCCGGGCCCTCAGCGAAGGCCTGGTGGGGATGGAGCTGATGCGCAATTGGCTGGAGGTGCTGGCTGGTCTGGCGGCCCTGGCCGGTCACATCTGGCCGGTGTGGCTGGGCTTCAAGGGCGGCAAGGCAGTGGCCACCGGCTTCGGGATGTTTCTGGGCCTGGCCTGGCCGGTGGGCCTGGCCTGCTTCGGGGTGTTCATGGCCGTGTTTAGCCTGAGCCGGATCGTGTCGCTGGCCAGCGTGATCGCCGCCCTCAGCCTGCCCCTGCTGATGGTGCTCTCCACTGGCAGCCCCCCTTACATCCTGGTGGCGGTGGTGGCGATGGTGCTGGTGCTCTGGCGCCACCGCAGCAACCTGCAGCGCCTGATCGACGGCAGCGAACCAAAGGTGGGACAGAAACCTTGA
- a CDS encoding DUF3086 domain-containing protein, translating to MPDDTDLTPQDPATQELDPQPQGHDPLIQLALTELQERRDALQQEIEALTQRKQQLETEMAASFAGQSDAIARRVKGFQDYLGGALQGLAQSVETLDLVVQPVVVQPSPLDAQAAADAADQGANAGAAPALADTFRPDEELIRANLKGFLEQPDFYADPWKLRRSLDAADTAVLEDWFFNQGGRGAQPSRGSRPRNVLLAAALIAVIGELYGDQFQTLVLAGQPERLGDWRRGLQDALGLSREDFGPNSGIVLFERGDALVERADRLEERGEVPLILIDASEQVVDIPVLQFPLWLAFAAGPGETDTIDDLL from the coding sequence ATGCCTGACGACACCGATCTGACGCCACAAGACCCGGCCACCCAGGAGCTAGACCCTCAACCCCAGGGCCACGATCCCCTGATCCAACTGGCCCTCACCGAACTCCAGGAGCGACGCGACGCTCTGCAACAGGAGATCGAGGCCCTAACGCAACGCAAACAGCAGCTGGAAACGGAGATGGCCGCCAGCTTCGCCGGGCAATCCGATGCGATCGCCCGACGCGTGAAGGGCTTCCAGGACTACCTGGGCGGTGCCCTCCAGGGCTTGGCCCAGTCGGTGGAAACACTCGACCTAGTGGTCCAGCCGGTGGTGGTGCAGCCCTCGCCTCTGGACGCGCAGGCCGCAGCCGATGCCGCCGATCAGGGGGCCAACGCAGGCGCAGCACCGGCACTGGCCGACACCTTCCGCCCCGACGAGGAGCTGATCCGCGCCAACCTCAAAGGCTTCCTGGAGCAGCCCGACTTCTACGCCGACCCCTGGAAACTGCGCCGCAGCCTGGACGCAGCTGACACCGCCGTGCTCGAGGACTGGTTCTTCAATCAGGGAGGACGCGGGGCTCAGCCCAGCCGCGGCAGCCGGCCCCGCAACGTGCTGCTGGCGGCCGCGCTGATCGCGGTGATCGGTGAGCTCTACGGCGATCAATTCCAGACCCTGGTGCTGGCAGGCCAACCCGAACGGCTCGGCGACTGGCGACGGGGCCTGCAGGATGCCCTGGGCCTGAGCCGAGAGGATTTCGGACCCAACAGCGGCATCGTGCTCTTTGAACGAGGTGACGCCCTGGTGGAACGGGCCGACCGTCTGGAGGAACGGGGCGAGGTGCCGTTGATCCTGATCGATGCCTCAGAACAGGTGGTGGACATTCCCGTGCTTCAGTTCCCGCTCTGGCTGGCCTTTGCTGCCGGACCAGGCGAAACCGACACCATCGACGACCTGCTGTGA
- a CDS encoding DUF3119 family protein yields the protein MSDTPPAPATTGKDPVSISPSPRLPLLIIMLSATLLPLPLRPWPTLVVGLFGLFLLVQTYSLRLEFTADMLVVWRGQNELRRFPYTEWQSWRLFAAWLPGLLYFREVNSIHFLPILFNPAELREQLVQRVGALETPKPRETAD from the coding sequence ATGAGCGACACTCCCCCAGCGCCAGCGACCACCGGCAAAGATCCGGTGAGCATCTCTCCGAGTCCGCGGCTGCCGCTGCTGATCATCATGCTCAGCGCCACGCTGTTGCCCCTGCCACTTCGCCCGTGGCCCACCCTGGTGGTAGGGCTGTTTGGCCTGTTTTTGCTTGTGCAGACCTACAGCCTGCGCCTGGAGTTCACGGCCGACATGCTGGTGGTGTGGCGGGGACAGAACGAACTGCGTCGCTTTCCCTACACGGAGTGGCAGAGCTGGCGCTTGTTTGCAGCCTGGTTGCCGGGGCTGCTGTACTTCCGCGAAGTGAACAGCATCCACTTTCTACCAATCCTGTTTAACCCAGCGGAACTACGCGAGCAGCTGGTGCAGCGGGTGGGGGCCCTGGAAACACCGAAGCCCCGAGAGACAGCTGATTAA
- a CDS encoding ABC transporter permease, which translates to MTFPPLRLRFKSPRWLNRLGSSLIIGGQAVTATVRGRINTVDLLDQLQEAGPGSFLIVIITSLAAGTVFNIQVTKELSSMGASATVGGVLAVGLAREIAPLLTATLLTGKVATAYAAQLGTMKVTEQIDAITMLRTDPVEYLVVPRLIAMVVMAPVQCLLFFGVAIWSAQWSSTELYMIPPQVFWSSVRSWLMPDDIPFMLIKALVFGLQIAVLSCGWGMTTAGGPKEVGTSTTGAVVMILVTVALMDTVLTQLLFG; encoded by the coding sequence ATGACCTTCCCCCCGCTCCGGCTTCGTTTTAAATCCCCCCGCTGGTTGAACAGGCTTGGGAGCAGCCTGATCATCGGCGGGCAGGCAGTGACCGCCACCGTCCGGGGTCGCATTAATACCGTCGACCTTCTGGATCAACTACAGGAGGCAGGACCGGGAAGCTTCCTGATCGTGATCATCACCTCCCTGGCAGCGGGCACGGTGTTCAACATCCAGGTGACCAAGGAGCTGAGCAGCATGGGCGCCAGTGCCACGGTTGGCGGCGTGCTGGCGGTGGGACTGGCACGTGAGATCGCGCCGCTGCTCACCGCCACCCTGCTCACGGGCAAGGTAGCTACGGCCTATGCCGCCCAGCTCGGCACCATGAAGGTGACCGAGCAGATCGATGCGATCACGATGCTGCGCACCGACCCGGTGGAGTATCTGGTGGTACCGCGTTTGATCGCCATGGTGGTCATGGCACCGGTGCAGTGCCTTCTGTTCTTCGGTGTGGCCATCTGGAGCGCCCAGTGGAGCAGCACCGAGCTGTACATGATTCCTCCGCAGGTGTTCTGGTCGTCGGTGCGCAGCTGGCTGATGCCCGATGACATTCCGTTCATGCTGATCAAGGCTCTGGTGTTCGGCCTACAGATCGCCGTCCTCTCCTGCGGCTGGGGCATGACCACAGCGGGCGGCCCGAAGGAGGTGGGCACCAGCACCACCGGAGCCGTGGTGATGATTCTGGTGACTGTGGCTCTGATGGATACCGTGCTCACCCAACTTCTCTTCGGCTGA
- a CDS encoding MFS transporter: MNKTTVPGGSRQRLMLAYGMGDAGTGLAATQLGFYLFPFFTCAAGLPAFIAGSLLTVIKVWDAINDPLIGWMSDHTQSRWGPRIPWMLGAALPLGISLAAMWWVPEGDLTQRTLYYVVMAILLMSAYTSVNLPYAALSTELTPDTSIRTRLNAARFTGSILAGLSGLIVASLVLSDGAEGYLRMGRITGTIAAVATLACCWGLAPFAKRAQRPSNQSEPPLEQFKRIRSNPRFLMVLGLYLLLWFGLQLMQVVALIWLVQVVHVPPNLSTWILLPFQLSALAGLQIWSLLSNRKGRLIALRWGGSLWILACLLSMAFPPLQHGGSGAELIPLIGLIMLVGLGASTAYLIPWSLLPDAIDADPTHPAGLYTAWMVFGQKLIIGVSMSVFGVLLSLTGYISSEACSGAMDFIEQPAMALLAIRMSMGLIPAILVMFGLLVMRSWPDRGAHLQRA, encoded by the coding sequence ATGAACAAGACCACCGTTCCCGGAGGATCCCGACAACGCCTGATGCTCGCCTACGGGATGGGAGATGCGGGCACCGGACTGGCCGCGACTCAGCTCGGCTTCTATCTCTTCCCATTCTTCACCTGCGCGGCAGGGCTGCCTGCGTTCATTGCCGGCTCGCTGCTCACTGTGATCAAGGTGTGGGATGCGATCAACGATCCCTTGATCGGCTGGATGAGCGACCACACCCAAAGCCGCTGGGGACCACGCATCCCCTGGATGCTGGGAGCGGCGTTGCCCCTGGGAATCAGCTTGGCCGCGATGTGGTGGGTTCCGGAGGGGGACTTGACCCAGCGCACGCTCTACTACGTGGTGATGGCGATCCTGCTGATGAGCGCCTACACCAGCGTGAATCTGCCCTATGCGGCCCTCTCCACCGAACTCACCCCCGACACCTCTATCCGCACTCGCCTGAATGCCGCGCGCTTCACGGGGTCGATCCTGGCCGGACTGAGCGGCTTGATTGTGGCCTCGCTGGTGCTGAGCGATGGCGCCGAGGGCTACCTGCGCATGGGCCGGATCACCGGCACCATCGCCGCCGTGGCCACCCTGGCCTGCTGTTGGGGTCTGGCCCCGTTTGCCAAGCGGGCCCAACGACCCAGCAACCAGAGCGAACCACCCCTGGAGCAATTCAAGAGGATCCGTTCCAACCCCCGCTTCTTGATGGTTCTGGGGCTGTATCTGTTGCTTTGGTTTGGCCTGCAGTTGATGCAGGTGGTGGCCTTGATCTGGCTGGTGCAGGTGGTGCACGTGCCCCCGAATCTGTCCACCTGGATCCTGCTGCCGTTTCAGCTAAGCGCCCTGGCGGGCCTACAGATCTGGAGCCTGCTGTCGAACCGCAAAGGCCGTTTGATAGCGCTGCGCTGGGGCGGAAGTCTCTGGATCCTGGCCTGTCTGCTGTCGATGGCGTTCCCACCGCTGCAGCACGGCGGAAGCGGTGCTGAACTGATTCCCCTGATCGGCCTGATCATGCTGGTGGGGCTTGGAGCCTCCACCGCCTACCTGATTCCCTGGTCGCTTCTGCCGGACGCGATCGATGCCGATCCAACCCACCCCGCAGGCCTCTACACCGCCTGGATGGTGTTCGGCCAGAAGCTGATTATCGGCGTGAGCATGAGCGTGTTCGGCGTCTTGCTGTCTCTCACTGGCTACATCTCCAGCGAGGCCTGCAGTGGGGCCATGGATTTCATCGAACAGCCGGCCATGGCATTGCTGGCCATTCGCATGAGCATGGGCCTGATTCCCGCCATCCTTGTGATGTTCGGCCTCTTGGTGATGCGAAGCTGGCCCGACCGCGGCGCTCACCTGCAACGTGCATGA